One Helicoverpa zea isolate HzStark_Cry1AcR chromosome 20, ilHelZeax1.1, whole genome shotgun sequence genomic region harbors:
- the LOC124640031 gene encoding uncharacterized protein LOC124640031: MAHGNVLLFAVLVQSALSVRINFTSCQDPEWACVNNSPSELVYSCSVASNDFIIHLKDYYTDFITSVTVQNCRDLRVVLDCPLLQRSSKLQRFKVKDCDRLEFVSLSATSLLQTPPEVTIENVKEVVSLPRKIFKSPSTATEQKCLGASTLKRIRVSNSKINSINTRAIYNVTGIKSIQFDNVTITDVRNQAIEAIMGPDTIFTITNSRIEKLELKGITVQSTSATISDNTFIDIIGGALNLTADNLLIINNRFREIRANGLVLKSVYTDITQNDITRLKTNALNSVKCLRKRSNKKQFNFARNRVESVEPHSITFDYASCKSSGTTVTITNNKIDCKCRNIAFLNNNNELSNMILDTSSNNTCLFAPCTLPVDIVKMLQESDMCELSLDPQVMCLLYSDRHNNNEVTTDDDVTEPAPTFYLIRQANSPNGDASAAMTAVDKDDLLKDTHLNMTNRTAIKVVFDSSKDFVETLRSTSSSRKRPAEEPKSPPEEYVNRCVGTQCRNNVAYDRQKALDFYKYVYAQLRPPRISDIKKKKT; the protein is encoded by the exons ATGGCACACGGGAATGTCCTGTTGTTCGCTGTGTTGGTGCAATCGGCCCTGAGCGTCCGGATCAACTTCACCAGCTGCCAAGACCCAGAGTGGGCCTGTGTTAATAACTCGCCCAGTGAATTGGTGTACAGTTGTAGTGTCGCTAGCAAT GACTTCATAATACACCTGAAAGATTACTACACAGACTTCATAACCAGCGTGACAGTTCAGAACTGCCGAGACTTGCGAGTAGTTCTCGACTGTCCACTACTCCAGCGATCTTCAAAACTACAGAGATTCAAAGTTAAAGACTGCGACAGACTCGAATTCGTGTCTCTATCGGCTACATCCTTACTTCAAACCCCGCCTGAAGTCACTATAGAAAATGTTAAGGAAGTAGTATCCTTACCAAGAAAGATCTTCAAGTCTCCAAGCACCGCAACAGAACAGAAATGCCTAGGGGCCAGTACATTGAAAAGGATACGAGTTTCAAACAGCAAAATAAACTCGATAAACACTAGAGCAATTTATAATGTGACCGGTATAAAAAGTATTCAATTTGATAACGTTACAATAACAGACGTTCGCAATCAAGCCATTGAGGCAATTATGGGTCCTGACACTATATTTACTATCACTAACAGTAGGATTgaaaagttagaactaaaagGAATCACAGTGCAGAGCACATCTGCTACCATATCAGACAATACGTTTATCGATATCATTGGTGGCGCACTAAACTTAACTGCGGACAATTTACTCATAATCAATAATAGATTCAGAGAAATACGCGCTAACGGCCTGGTACTTAAGTCTGTTTACACAGACATAACTCAAAACGACATCACTAGACTCAAAACTAACGCTCTAAACAGCGTCAAGTGTCTCAGAAaaagaagtaataaaaaacagtTCAACTTCGCGCGGAACAGAGTTGAAAGCGTCGAACCGCACTCAATCACATTCGACTACGCCAGTTGCAAAAGTTCCGGAACAACAGTCACTATAACCAACAACAAAATAGACTGCAAATGTCGAAACATTGCTTTTTTAAACAACAACAATGAACTGAGCAACATGATTTTGGATACTTCGAGCAACAATACTTGTTTGTTCGCGCCGTGCACGCTACCTGTTGATATCGTGAAGATGTTACAAGAGAGTGACATGTGTGAGCTGAGCCTCGACCCGCAAGTGATGTGCCTGCTCTACAGTGACAGACATAACAACAACGAGGTGACGACAGACGATGACGTCACGGAGCCCGCGCCCACGTTCTACTTGATACGTCAGGCGAACTCGCCCAATGGTGACGCGAGCGCCGCCATGACAGCGGTCGACAAGGACGACCTTCTCAAAGACACACACTTGAACATGACTAACAGAACTGCTATCAAAGTTGTGTTCGATTCCTCGAAGGATTTCGTGGAGACGCTTCGAAGTACGAGTTCTTCACGCAAAAGACCTGCTGAAGAGCCGAAATCGCCTCCAGAAGAATATGTGAACCGCTGTGTTGGTACACAGTGCCGAAATAATGTTGCTTACGATAGGCAAAAAGCTTTAGATTTCTATAAATATGTGTACGCACAGTTACGGCCGCCGAGGATAAGCgatataaagaaaaagaaaacttaa